One Vitis vinifera cultivar Pinot Noir 40024 chromosome 15, ASM3070453v1 genomic window, CAGTTTGCGGGGCGGGAAGAAGAAACTTCCTCCCAGCTCCCAGATCGATCTGATAAAAAAATGTCAACATAGTTAGTAGGATCATTTGATCTGAGGACAACCACATAcacaaagtaaaaaagaaacaaaacccTCTTGCAAATAGTACAAACCCTTTCATATATCATTAACATTACATTATAGGACACCATCCATGTATATACCAGTACAGAACTAGCATAATACAGCTTACAGGTTACAATGCATCGTACACAAGAATAAAATACCAATAAGATAACAGAAAACCCCATACCTAAACCCGTTTGTGTATATATGATAGATTGTATCTTCATCGGGGTGATCTCAAAATTCGTGCCTGTGTGTTATCCTCGTGCATCGGACTTACTCTTAGATTACAGAGCAATGCATCACGACCAGTTAAAACCATCTGGAAGAAGCCATCCACATCCTTGGTAAGGAGATCTAGGCCTTCTGACAGTTTCTCCACACTCTTTCCTAAATCTGAAACAGAATTTTGGAACGTGCCATCTTCAGCAGGGCCTACACCATCCTGGACCATGGGATACAATTTATTGATACTTGTATCAACTGCTTCCAACTCTTTCAATACTGTAACTCTTCCACTGGAAAATGTATTTCTAATTTCTACATTTACATAAGACTGCAAATCGGTAAAAGCTTCAGACCACAGGAATGTGTCAGCAACATGCAAATCTATCAACTTATTGGCAGATCCGGTGAAGGCAGCAGCAAAGACACTACAGACAAATACAGTGCCCACCCTAACTCCATACATGGCACGCATCAAGACTTTTCCCTTAGCTGAATTTTTAATCTTGGGGAGATTAATTGATTCAGCAAGACTGTCCAAGATGGTCAAACAGTTCTGAAGTTTGGGGTTCTTTGAACCAATATGCTGCCTCCAACTGTCAAGTGAAGAACGGGCTCGCACAAGCTGCTTCGGGGAAGCAGTATCCAAATTGCGCAAGACACACTGGAGCAAAAGATGACCTTGGTTGAGCCGTGAGAGCTCAGAGCTCAAAGCAATGCAAATATCAAGCAATTTCACACTGTTGTCCAGGTACACATCTATCCATTTATCATCCCAGTCACATACAGGGAGTTCAAGATCGGtaataagaatttttatgtCTTTATGGATTTCACAAAGCAACTCCATTGCTAATTTCATCCATGAACAGCTAAGCACATCTTCCGTGCCTTTTGGCTTAAGCTTTCTCAGCCTCTCTGCCAAGGTGTTCTCGAAATCGTTTAACAGACTGAGAAGCCTTGGAGAGA contains:
- the LOC100852966 gene encoding protein BPS1, chloroplastic, translated to MSRPQEPHRPSFPFGNPFRMILPKGSYLSPRLLSLLNDFENTLAERLRKLKPKGTEDVLSCSWMKLAMELLCEIHKDIKILITDLELPVCDWDDKWIDVYLDNSVKLLDICIALSSELSRLNQGHLLLQCVLRNLDTASPKQLVRARSSLDSWRQHIGSKNPKLQNCLTILDSLAESINLPKIKNSAKGKVLMRAMYGVRVGTVFVCSVFAAAFTGSANKLIDLHVADTFLWSEAFTDLQSYVNVEIRNTFSSGRVTVLKELEAVDTSINKLYPMVQDGVGPAEDGTFQNSVSDLGKSVEKLSEGLDLLTKDVDGFFQMVLTGRDALLCNLRVSPMHEDNTQARILRSPR